In Nicotiana tabacum cultivar K326 chromosome 19, ASM71507v2, whole genome shotgun sequence, one DNA window encodes the following:
- the LOC107821241 gene encoding uncharacterized protein LOC107821241: MVVQMMNLVLDTDGYYEVNLTSFAWDWRNEIIDYLGHGKFPEDPKASRALRAKAARYSFKKGQLYKKSFQGQLAWCLGASEANYVMREVHEGICGNHSGAVSLVLKLVRARYYRPRMEEDAKDFVLIRRSENAKWSTSYGKP, translated from the exons ATGGTAGTACAAATGATGAACTTAGTCTTGGACACAGATGGTTATTATGAGGTGAATTTGACTAGTTTtgcttgggactggagaaacgaaATAATCGATTATCTCGGGCATGGAAAGTTTCCCGAAGACCCCAAAGCATCAAGAGCGTTACGCGCCAAAGCCGCACGTTATAGCTTCAAGAAAGGCCAATTGTACAAAAAATCCTTTCAAGGCCAGTTGGCCTGGTGCTTAGGAGCATCagaagctaactatgtcatgagagaagtccacgaagggatatgtgGCAACCACTCAGGTGCAGTTTCTTTGGTGCTGAAATTAGTTCGGGCAAGATATTACCGGCCCCGTATGGAAGAAGATGCCAAAGACTTC gtccttatcagaagatcggagaaCGCAAAGTGGTCTACTTCTTATGGGAAACCATGA
- the LOC107821244 gene encoding hyoscyamine 6-dioxygenase-like, whose amino-acid sequence MANMLVSSWAKNVDTMPENYVMPPDKRPGELVSVGSNIPVIDLAKSSNHAGLVQEILKASQEFGLFQVINHGISEKLMDDVMDLFKELFDMSAEEKENFCSKVSNTSCKLYGSGMNYADEEVHYWKDLLIQPVFPIEEQRQPWLDKPARYRDLVETYSAEMRTLSKRILELMGEGVGLEEGYFGKELSERQALIVNHYPPCPDPSSAMGSPPHCDPNLLTFLQQKVYGLQIFKDGHWIGVHPLPYAFVVIIGYQLQIISNNKLVAGEHRAVTNSESGRTSIGTFVAPAGDCIVEPTKALVNGGSPALFRAFKYQEFLDDFVAKKDSQKTLEAFKIKP is encoded by the exons ATGGCAAATATGCTTGTTTCAAGCTGGGCTAAGAACGTTGACACAATGCCTGAAAATTATGTAATGCCACCTGATAAAAGACCCGGCGAACTTGTCTCAGTTGGTAGCAACATCCCAGTGATTGATCTAGCAAAATCATCCAATCATGCTGGTTTAGTCCAAGAAATACTAAAAGCCAGTCAGGAATTTGGTTTATTTCAG GTTATAAACCATGGAATATCGGAGAAGCTGATGGATGATGTAATGGATTTATTTAAGGAGTTGTTCGACATGTCTGCTGAGGAGAAGGAAAACTTTTGCTCTAAGGTTTCAAATACGAGCTGCAAATTATATGGAAGTGGGATGAATTACGCTGACGAAGAGGTACATTATTGGAAAGATCTTCTCATACAGCCCGTGTTTCCCATTGAAGAACAGAGACAACCTTGGCTTGACAAGCCAGCTAGATACAG GGATCTAGTTGAAACATATTCAGCAGAGATGAGGACTTTGAGCAAGAGGATCTTGGAACTGATGGGTGAAGGAGTGGGACTAGAAGAAGGGTATTTTGGGAAGGAGTTGAGTGAAAGACAGGCCCTGATTGTGAACCATTATCCCCCTTGTCCAGACCCAAGTTCAGCCATGGGTTCACCTCCTCATTGTGACCCTAACCTCTTAACTTTCCTTCAGCAAAAAGTTTATGGACTTCAGATCTTCAAAGATGGCCACTGGATTGGGGTTCATCCTCTTCCCTATGCATTTGTTGTCATCATTGGTTACCAGCTGCAG ATTATCAGCAACAATAAGCTAGTAGCTGGCGAACACCGTGCAGTTACGAATTCAGAAAGTGGTCGGACTTCAATAGGGACTTTTGTTGCTCCTGCTGGAGATTGCATAGTGGAGCCAACAAAGGCTCTTGTCAATGGTGGCAGTCCTGCACTTTTTCGGGCTTTCAAATATCAGGAGTTTCTTGATGACTTTGTGGCCAAAAAGGATTCTCAGAAGACACTAGAGGCGTTCAAGATTAAACCTTAG